In a single window of the Nocardioides massiliensis genome:
- a CDS encoding ABC transporter ATP-binding protein produces the protein MTHRKLCAHGETPDVLATGLTVRLSDRTILDRVDLLAHGGRVTGLLGPNGSGKTTLLHVLAGLRTPDEGIVRVGGRVLTDLGHRARARTVALVEQHATTTSDLSVRHVVGLGRLPHCGRFGGSGNDPDGEAVVARALELVGLADLADRGWGSLSGGERQRAHLARTLAQEPQVLLLDEPTNHLDLGQQLRFLCLARELGLTVVAALHDLELAAAYCDDVVVLRHGRVHADGPVITTLDATLLQEVYGVVGTVSSHPRLLRPHVVWDGPSQEV, from the coding sequence ATGACCCATCGCAAGCTGTGCGCCCACGGCGAGACCCCCGACGTGCTCGCCACCGGCCTCACCGTCCGCCTCTCCGACCGCACCATCTTGGACCGGGTCGACCTCCTCGCTCACGGTGGTCGGGTCACCGGTCTGCTGGGTCCGAACGGATCGGGCAAGACCACACTGCTGCACGTCCTGGCGGGGCTGCGGACCCCCGACGAGGGGATCGTGCGCGTCGGCGGCCGTGTGCTCACCGATCTCGGTCACCGCGCCCGAGCACGGACCGTGGCCCTGGTCGAGCAGCACGCGACCACCACCTCCGATCTCTCCGTGCGGCACGTCGTCGGCCTCGGCCGACTCCCCCACTGCGGGCGATTCGGCGGCAGCGGGAACGATCCCGACGGCGAGGCCGTCGTGGCGCGCGCGTTGGAGCTCGTCGGGCTCGCCGATCTGGCCGACCGGGGTTGGGGCAGCCTGTCCGGGGGCGAACGACAGCGCGCCCACCTCGCCCGCACCCTCGCCCAAGAGCCCCAGGTGCTCCTCCTCGACGAGCCGACCAACCACCTCGACCTCGGCCAGCAGCTGCGCTTCCTCTGCCTGGCCCGCGAGCTCGGGCTCACCGTCGTCGCAGCCTTGCACGACCTGGAGCTCGCCGCGGCGTACTGCGACGACGTCGTCGTGCTGCGCCATGGACGCGTGCACGCCGACGGCCCGGTGATCACGACCCTGGACGCCACGCTCCTCCAGGAGGTGTACGGCGTCGTCGGAACCGTCAGCTCCCATCCCCGACTCCTCCGCCCCCATGTCGTGTGGGACGGTCCCTCCCAGGAGGTCTGA
- a CDS encoding (2Fe-2S) ferredoxin domain-containing protein: protein MTATATSTVHVLVGTSPTDAARLPALRSLAADLGADLAFLQLAAPSLGAVLDRYAAAGTHRVILVGVSGGSGGPGVSWLRRIAADWWRTHGDPAPRVATATSYLDDPAQWHQLVRTARDVTDGGPGLTSPAWQDVPGHTRQVFVCRGPRCTAAGAEGSARALVVAMMDAGLDDDDVLLTQTGCQFPCNQAPVVSVQPDDVWYGKVDEDGAAEIVSEHLVAGRPVPRLRLPRRRG from the coding sequence ATGACCGCCACCGCCACGTCCACCGTCCACGTGCTGGTCGGGACCTCCCCCACCGATGCCGCCCGGTTGCCCGCGCTGCGCTCATTGGCGGCAGACCTCGGTGCCGACCTCGCCTTCCTCCAGCTCGCAGCCCCGTCCCTCGGGGCGGTCCTGGACCGATACGCCGCCGCCGGGACCCACCGCGTCATCCTCGTGGGGGTCTCGGGCGGGTCGGGCGGGCCCGGTGTGTCGTGGCTGCGACGGATCGCGGCGGACTGGTGGCGCACCCATGGCGACCCGGCACCGCGAGTGGCGACGGCGACGTCGTACCTCGACGACCCTGCACAGTGGCACCAGCTCGTCCGCACCGCGCGCGACGTCACCGACGGGGGTCCTGGGCTGACCTCACCCGCATGGCAGGACGTTCCCGGCCACACGCGTCAGGTGTTCGTCTGTCGAGGCCCCCGCTGCACGGCGGCTGGGGCCGAGGGATCGGCACGCGCCCTCGTGGTGGCGATGATGGACGCAGGACTCGATGATGACGACGTGCTGCTCACCCAGACCGGCTGCCAGTTCCCGTGCAATCAAGCGCCGGTGGTCTCCGTGCAACCCGATGACGTCTGGTACGGCAAGGTCGATGAGGACGGCGCCGCGGAGATCGTGTCCGAGCACCTCGTCGCGGGCCGGCCGGTGCCCCGGCTACGACTCCCCCGTCGGCGCGGCTGA
- a CDS encoding cobalamin biosynthesis protein — protein sequence MSSGRARALGLLAGFVADRRFGDPRRGHPVALFGRLATRLEERTYADCRGAGVTHALVLTGACAALGIAVERLVRERPALQAAATALATWTVLGGRSLEREALAVHALLARGDLPGARQRLTHLVGRDTSRLSADEVARAVVESVAENTSDAVTTPLWWGAVAGVPGLLGHRAANTLDSMVGHRNRRYQRFGWASARLDDLLGLPGARYGGLGVLVAAPTRASGAWRAWRRDARQHPSPNAGVVEAAFAGALGVRLGGANTYGERVEARAAMGDGAWVGPAHIPAATDLARRVGVMALVGAVVVLELRGRRRQAGPGFSAAPTGES from the coding sequence GTGAGCAGTGGCCGCGCTCGCGCCCTGGGACTGCTCGCCGGGTTCGTCGCCGACCGGCGCTTCGGCGATCCGCGCCGCGGGCATCCGGTCGCCCTGTTCGGACGCCTCGCCACGCGACTCGAGGAGCGCACGTATGCCGACTGTCGAGGAGCTGGTGTCACGCACGCCCTCGTCCTCACCGGCGCGTGTGCCGCACTCGGCATCGCGGTCGAGCGGTTGGTGCGCGAACGCCCCGCGCTGCAGGCCGCCGCCACGGCGCTCGCGACCTGGACGGTACTCGGAGGGCGCAGCCTGGAGCGCGAGGCGCTGGCCGTGCACGCGTTGCTCGCCCGCGGCGACCTGCCCGGTGCGCGGCAGCGACTGACCCACCTCGTCGGCCGCGACACGTCCCGGCTGTCAGCCGATGAGGTCGCTCGAGCTGTGGTCGAGTCCGTCGCCGAGAACACCTCCGATGCCGTCACGACGCCGCTGTGGTGGGGCGCGGTCGCCGGGGTCCCCGGCCTCCTCGGCCACCGGGCCGCCAACACCCTCGACTCGATGGTCGGGCACCGCAACCGGCGCTACCAGCGGTTCGGGTGGGCCTCGGCCCGGCTGGACGACCTGCTCGGCCTGCCGGGGGCGCGCTACGGCGGGCTGGGGGTGCTGGTCGCCGCCCCGACGCGTGCCTCCGGCGCGTGGCGCGCCTGGCGGCGAGACGCCCGCCAACACCCGAGCCCCAACGCCGGTGTCGTCGAGGCTGCCTTCGCCGGCGCCCTCGGCGTACGGCTCGGAGGAGCCAACACGTACGGCGAGCGGGTCGAGGCGCGCGCGGCCATGGGCGATGGGGCGTGGGTCGGGCCGGCGCACATCCCTGCGGCCACGGACCTGGCTCGTCGAGTCGGGGTGATGGCGCTCGTCGGAGCGGTCGTCGTGCTGGAACTGCGTGGGCGCCGCCGCCAGGCCGGACCGGGGTTCTCAGCCGCGCCGACGGGGGAGTCGTAG
- a CDS encoding FecCD family ABC transporter permease: protein MVAPVRRAASWGLLVAVAALVVMISAAVALAAGSADVPLDRVVAVVLRRAGLGGADVTVLEDQLIWQLRMPRVLGALAVGAVLAVCGAVLQALTRNDLADPFLLGVSSGASVGAVTVIVLGAGTVGLAAHTLLPIAAFIGALVALATVLLIASLGGGVTALSPHRTILAGVAVAHLCGAYTSIVTLMRGEGDAARRVLSWTLGSLAGLRWDSATFLLSVAAIALVWFLAYAQRLDAFTFGETSARSLGIPVTATRWSLMIGTALVTAASVAFAGVIGFVGLVVPHLVRPVVGHRHRAVLPAAALAGGVLLLWADTAARSIVPRQEVPIGALTALIGVPALVWLLARRSRA from the coding sequence ATGGTGGCGCCGGTACGGCGCGCTGCCAGCTGGGGCCTCCTTGTCGCGGTCGCGGCACTGGTCGTGATGATCAGTGCCGCGGTCGCGTTGGCAGCCGGCTCCGCAGACGTCCCACTCGACCGCGTCGTCGCGGTCGTGCTGCGGCGGGCCGGACTCGGTGGCGCGGACGTCACGGTGCTCGAGGACCAGCTCATCTGGCAGCTGCGGATGCCTCGCGTCCTCGGTGCACTTGCCGTCGGCGCGGTGTTGGCCGTCTGCGGTGCCGTCCTCCAGGCCCTGACGCGCAACGACCTCGCCGACCCCTTCCTGCTCGGCGTCTCCAGCGGCGCCTCGGTCGGCGCCGTGACCGTCATCGTTCTCGGCGCCGGCACCGTCGGCCTCGCTGCACACACCCTGCTGCCGATCGCGGCCTTCATCGGTGCGCTGGTTGCCTTGGCGACGGTGTTGCTCATCGCCTCGCTCGGCGGCGGCGTGACGGCGTTGAGCCCCCACCGCACCATCCTCGCCGGGGTAGCCGTGGCTCACCTGTGTGGCGCCTACACCTCCATCGTCACCCTGATGCGCGGTGAGGGGGACGCCGCCCGTCGGGTGCTGAGCTGGACCCTGGGCTCACTCGCCGGCCTGCGCTGGGACAGCGCCACCTTCCTGCTCTCCGTCGCGGCGATCGCCTTGGTCTGGTTCCTGGCATACGCGCAACGGCTCGACGCCTTCACGTTCGGGGAGACCTCGGCACGATCGCTGGGCATTCCCGTCACGGCGACCCGGTGGTCGCTGATGATCGGTACGGCGCTGGTCACGGCCGCGTCGGTCGCCTTCGCTGGCGTCATCGGGTTCGTCGGCCTGGTCGTCCCTCACCTGGTGCGGCCGGTGGTCGGACACCGGCATCGGGCCGTGCTGCCGGCGGCCGCGCTGGCCGGTGGCGTACTCCTGCTCTGGGCCGACACGGCGGCCCGGTCCATCGTCCCTCGCCAAGAAGTGCCGATCGGTGCCCTGACGGCGCTGATCGGTGTACCTGCGCTCGTCTGGCTGCTCGCCAGGAGGTCCCGCGCATGA